The following are from one region of the Salvia splendens isolate huo1 chromosome 2, SspV2, whole genome shotgun sequence genome:
- the LOC121792404 gene encoding GDP-fucose transporter 1-like isoform X1, whose amino-acid sequence MTNKRTLETAKKFLPAALVFYLAIFTNTNLLRHANVDNFIVFRSLTPLLVAIADTTFRRQPCPSKLTFLSLVIILGGAVGYVATDDGFTLTTYSWAFAYLVTITTEMVYIKHIVTNLGLNTWGFVLYNNLLSLMIAPLFWVLTGEYADVFAALGSSSGADLVEPVAFSAVSLSCVFGLLISFFGFAARKAISATAFTVTGVVNKFLTVAINVLIWDKHATPFGLVCLLLTSVGGVFYQQSVTGGVRTAPNQCESKQMDSKNDIKTDKDEEKGISGKLSRVFVFILLLAAGRTPLI is encoded by the coding sequence ATGACAAACAAACGAACCCTAGAGACAGCAAAGAAGTTCCTGCCTGCCGCATTGGTGTTTTATCTGGCTATTTTCACGAATACGAACCTCCTTCGTCATGCCAATGTTGATAACTTCATAGTGTTCAGATCTTTGACTCCACTTCTTGTGGCCATAGCTGACACAACGTTTAGGAGGCAGCCTTGTCCTTCTAAACTGACCTTCCTTTCACTGGTGATCATTTTGGGGGGTGCGGTTGGGTATGTAGCGACCGATGATGGATTTACGCTGACTACTTATTCGTGGGCTTTCGCCTATTTGGTGACTATCACGACAGAGATGGTTTACATCAAGCACATTGTGACTAATCTTGGGTTGAACACTTGGGGATTTGTGCTGTATAATAATCTTTTGTCGTTGATGATAGCGCCCCTGTTTTGGGTTTTGACAGGGGAGTATGCTGATGTCTTTGCAGCTCTGGGATCCTCGAGTGGAGCTGATTTGGTTGAACCCGTTGCGTTTTCTGCAGTTTCTTTGTCTTGTGTGTTTGGGTTGCTCATTAGCTTTTTCGGCTTCGCAGCTAGAAAGGCTATATCCGCTACTGCATTTACGGTTACAGGGGTTGTGAACAAGTTTTTGACTGTTGCTATCAATGTGTTGATATGGGATAAGCATGCCACACCTTTTGGTTTGGTGTGTTTGCTCTTGACTAGTGTTGGAGGGGTTTTCTATCAGCAGTCAGTCACTGGAGGGGTTCGGACTGCTCCTAACCAGTGTGAGTCCAAGCAAATGGACAGTAAGAATGATATCAAAACTGATAAGGATGAAGAAAAAGGTATCTCTGGTAAACTTTCTAGGGTATTTGTGTTCATTTTGTTATTAGCTGCTGGGAGAACACCTCTTATTTGA
- the LOC121792404 gene encoding GDP-fucose transporter 1-like isoform X2 codes for MRLEAQKQYCATSSLVIGYALCSSLLSLINKLAITKFNYPGLLTALQYLTSAAGVWILGKLGFLHHDPFNLGTAKKFLPAALVFYLAIFTNTNLLRHANVDNFIVFRSLTPLLVAIADTTFRRQPCPSKLTFLSLVIILGGAVGYVATDDGFTLTTYSWAFAYLVTITTEMVYIKHIVTNLGLNTWGFVLYNNLLSLMIAPLFWVLTGEYADVFAALGSSSGADLVEPVAFSAVSLSCVFGLLISFFGFAARKAISATAFTVTGVVNKFLTVAINVLIWDKHATPFGLVCLLLTSVGGVFYQQSVTGGVRTAPNQCESKQMDSKNDIKTDKDEEKGISGKLSRVFVFILLLAAGRTPLI; via the exons ATGCGGTTGGAGGCGCAGAAGCAATACTGTGCAACTAGCAGCTTGGTGATCGGTTATGCTCTTTGCTCCAGCTTGCTTTCTCTGATCAACAAATTAGCGATTACCAAGTTTAATTACCCTGGTTTACTCACTGCTCTCCAGTATTTAACTTCAGCCGCAGGTGTTTGGATTCTTGGTAAACTTGGGTTCTTGCACCACGATCCTTTTAATCTAGGG ACAGCAAAGAAGTTCCTGCCTGCCGCATTGGTGTTTTATCTGGCTATTTTCACGAATACGAACCTCCTTCGTCATGCCAATGTTGATAACTTCATAGTGTTCAGATCTTTGACTCCACTTCTTGTGGCCATAGCTGACACAACGTTTAGGAGGCAGCCTTGTCCTTCTAAACTGACCTTCCTTTCACTGGTGATCATTTTGGGGGGTGCGGTTGGGTATGTAGCGACCGATGATGGATTTACGCTGACTACTTATTCGTGGGCTTTCGCCTATTTGGTGACTATCACGACAGAGATGGTTTACATCAAGCACATTGTGACTAATCTTGGGTTGAACACTTGGGGATTTGTGCTGTATAATAATCTTTTGTCGTTGATGATAGCGCCCCTGTTTTGGGTTTTGACAGGGGAGTATGCTGATGTCTTTGCAGCTCTGGGATCCTCGAGTGGAGCTGATTTGGTTGAACCCGTTGCGTTTTCTGCAGTTTCTTTGTCTTGTGTGTTTGGGTTGCTCATTAGCTTTTTCGGCTTCGCAGCTAGAAAGGCTATATCCGCTACTGCATTTACGGTTACAGGGGTTGTGAACAAGTTTTTGACTGTTGCTATCAATGTGTTGATATGGGATAAGCATGCCACACCTTTTGGTTTGGTGTGTTTGCTCTTGACTAGTGTTGGAGGGGTTTTCTATCAGCAGTCAGTCACTGGAGGGGTTCGGACTGCTCCTAACCAGTGTGAGTCCAAGCAAATGGACAGTAAGAATGATATCAAAACTGATAAGGATGAAGAAAAAGGTATCTCTGGTAAACTTTCTAGGGTATTTGTGTTCATTTTGTTATTAGCTGCTGGGAGAACACCTCTTATTTGA